In Methanobacterium spitsbergense, the following proteins share a genomic window:
- the feoB gene encoding ferrous iron transport protein B: MSNATTNKSKKLTNPTETEKSNGSDEKSQENDITIALAGNSNVGKSVLFNELTGSNQIIGNWPGKTVERAEGKLLFEGKEITVIDLPGIYSFSTYSMEEIVSREYIAFEQPDVVINVVDASVLERNLFFTIQLKEMKVPMVVCVNQIDLAKQKGIVIDTERLSAALGVPVVATVAIRGEGLHELMEVATEVALNKSKNKITTLKYGAEVEDRIQRITQLIESKNLNLGYPSRWVAIKLLENDPEIRKLIESKSMQIVNSAYDMAREIESIHNEPSFAVIASERYFIANQFANGAQLQSDIKITFAERLDKLVTHRIFGYVISALVVGGLLLWTFIVGDFFSSLLTQAFGFFKPVDPQVSGPIVGILWNGAFGGIVAGVTLVLPFVIPFYLMLSLIENSGILTRVAFMMDSAMHKIGLHGKALIPMILGYGCNVPAIESTRILETRRERLLAAFAITFAPCAARTIVILGLVAVFVSVWWAIALYVIDIAVMFLLGRIALKIVPGETSGLIMEMHTFKVPSISVAAKQTWSRTKSLIYVVFPVYIIGSALIQGLFAYGFLTPVANFLAPITVVWLGLPVIAGVVLIFGAVRKEFTLLMLVALFGTNLAAVLTPIQFIILALVSMLFIPCLATLTILLREFGWKATSSIALANIVTALIVGGIAYRIIGIFM, translated from the coding sequence ATGAGTAATGCCACCACTAACAAATCTAAAAAACTCACAAACCCAACAGAAACAGAAAAATCTAACGGATCAGATGAAAAAAGTCAAGAAAATGACATTACAATTGCACTTGCAGGTAATTCCAATGTAGGTAAGAGTGTATTATTCAATGAACTTACAGGATCCAATCAGATCATTGGAAACTGGCCTGGGAAAACAGTTGAAAGGGCAGAAGGAAAGCTACTTTTTGAAGGCAAAGAGATCACTGTGATTGATCTGCCAGGAATATACTCTTTTTCTACATATTCCATGGAAGAAATAGTTTCAAGAGAATATATTGCCTTTGAACAACCCGATGTAGTAATCAATGTTGTAGATGCTTCAGTATTGGAACGTAACCTATTTTTTACAATTCAGCTAAAAGAAATGAAAGTACCCATGGTAGTATGTGTCAATCAAATTGATTTAGCCAAACAAAAGGGAATAGTTATTGATACCGAAAGACTTTCAGCTGCTTTAGGGGTTCCAGTGGTAGCAACAGTAGCCATAAGAGGGGAAGGTCTACACGAGTTAATGGAAGTAGCTACAGAGGTTGCCTTAAATAAATCTAAAAACAAAATAACCACATTAAAATACGGTGCCGAAGTTGAAGATAGAATTCAAAGAATTACCCAATTAATTGAATCTAAGAATCTCAATTTAGGATATCCCTCCAGATGGGTAGCAATTAAATTACTTGAAAATGATCCGGAAATCCGAAAATTAATTGAATCTAAATCCATGCAAATCGTTAACTCGGCTTATGATATGGCAAGAGAAATAGAGAGTATCCATAATGAACCATCATTTGCTGTGATTGCTTCTGAAAGATATTTTATTGCCAATCAATTTGCAAATGGAGCACAGTTACAAAGCGATATTAAAATTACATTCGCTGAAAGATTAGATAAATTAGTAACGCATAGAATATTTGGTTATGTTATTTCTGCACTTGTAGTGGGTGGATTATTACTATGGACATTTATTGTTGGAGATTTCTTCTCTAGTTTGCTCACACAAGCATTTGGATTCTTTAAACCAGTAGATCCACAAGTTAGTGGACCTATAGTTGGAATTCTTTGGAATGGAGCATTTGGGGGTATTGTAGCTGGAGTTACACTTGTTCTTCCATTTGTGATTCCTTTTTATTTAATGTTGAGTCTGATTGAGAATTCAGGAATACTAACCAGAGTGGCCTTTATGATGGACAGTGCCATGCATAAAATAGGATTGCATGGTAAAGCACTCATACCCATGATCCTGGGTTATGGATGTAATGTACCTGCCATTGAAAGTACCAGAATCTTAGAAACTAGACGTGAACGATTACTTGCTGCATTTGCAATTACATTTGCACCGTGCGCAGCAAGAACCATTGTTATTTTAGGTTTAGTAGCCGTATTTGTGAGTGTTTGGTGGGCAATCGCCCTATATGTAATTGATATAGCAGTAATGTTCCTATTGGGCAGAATTGCTTTGAAGATAGTGCCTGGAGAAACTAGTGGATTGATCATGGAAATGCATACATTTAAAGTTCCATCTATCTCAGTTGCCGCTAAACAAACATGGTCCCGAACTAAATCACTAATTTATGTGGTATTCCCAGTTTATATTATAGGAAGTGCTTTGATTCAAGGTTTGTTCGCATATGGATTCTTAACACCAGTAGCCAATTTCTTAGCACCTATCACAGTTGTTTGGTTAGGTCTTCCTGTAATAGCCGGTGTGGTTCTTATATTTGGTGCAGTTAGAAAAGAATTCACCCTACTTATGTTAGTTGCGTTATTTGGAACAAATCTTGCAGCGGTTTTAACACCAATACAATTCATAATATTAGCACTTGTAAGTATGTTGTTTATCCCTTGTTTAGCAACTCTAACAATTTTACTTCGTGAATTTGGATGGAAAGCAACATCAAGTATTGCTTTAGCCAATATCGTAACTGCATTAATTGTTGGAGGAATAGCATATAGGATAATTGGTATATTTATGTAA
- a CDS encoding MFS transporter produces the protein MTMNNSDRNKILALLFVGVFMGALDIGIVGPALPAIKGAFGINERLVSWMFTIYILFFMIGTPLMAKLSDMYGRKTLYIIDVFLFAVGSAITVSSFSFETLLIGRAIQGFGAGGIFPVASAFIGDTFPPEKRGGALGLIGSVWGFSGLLGPILGGLLLNYGWQWLFIINIPIAALVIALGFKILPQSKKENYTKFDWYGTAVLALLVSSLAYGVNQIDTTNFMGSVLSIYTWPFLIFSVILLPVLLRVEKRAEDPVIEINLLKSREVKIATGISIGTGLNQTAIVFLPAFAVTALALTTSQASLMVIPLVLTLGISAPLIGRLLDKYGSKMIMFVGTLILVIGLFMLSTLGNSFYLFILSGMVIGLGLSSVLGSPLRYIMLSESPASKRAAGQALININSSVGQLIGGALIGAVIASQAGTTIGYQSAYLLIGCVAIVMTLLTLGLKKHEDQLATMKSNY, from the coding sequence ATGACCATGAACAACTCTGATAGAAATAAGATATTGGCACTACTCTTTGTTGGAGTATTTATGGGAGCCCTTGATATTGGGATAGTGGGACCTGCTTTACCTGCAATAAAAGGTGCATTTGGAATCAACGAGAGATTAGTTTCTTGGATGTTCACAATTTATATTCTATTTTTTATGATTGGAACTCCTTTAATGGCCAAACTATCAGATATGTATGGAAGAAAAACACTTTACATAATAGATGTCTTTCTCTTTGCAGTAGGTTCTGCAATTACAGTCAGCTCCTTTTCATTTGAAACCCTCTTAATAGGTAGAGCTATTCAGGGTTTCGGTGCAGGAGGTATTTTTCCAGTAGCAAGTGCATTTATTGGAGATACATTTCCACCTGAAAAAAGAGGAGGTGCTCTGGGACTTATCGGATCTGTCTGGGGATTTTCAGGCTTATTAGGACCCATACTAGGAGGATTACTTCTAAATTATGGATGGCAGTGGTTATTTATTATAAATATACCCATAGCTGCGTTGGTTATTGCTTTGGGCTTTAAAATACTGCCTCAAAGTAAAAAAGAGAATTACACTAAATTTGATTGGTATGGAACAGCTGTACTGGCGTTGCTTGTGAGCTCTCTTGCCTACGGTGTTAACCAGATAGATACAACCAATTTCATGGGAAGCGTACTATCAATTTATACATGGCCATTTTTAATATTCTCGGTGATATTGCTACCTGTTCTTTTAAGAGTTGAAAAAAGGGCGGAAGATCCTGTTATTGAGATTAATCTACTTAAAAGTAGGGAAGTGAAAATAGCTACAGGAATCTCAATAGGAACAGGACTCAATCAAACAGCAATAGTATTTTTACCTGCATTTGCAGTAACTGCCCTTGCACTTACAACATCCCAGGCTAGTTTAATGGTAATTCCCCTTGTTTTAACACTTGGAATAAGTGCTCCATTGATTGGTCGATTGCTCGATAAATACGGTTCAAAAATGATCATGTTCGTTGGTACGCTTATACTCGTAATAGGCCTGTTCATGTTAAGTACATTGGGAAATTCCTTTTATCTTTTCATTTTATCAGGTATGGTAATTGGATTGGGTTTAAGCAGCGTATTAGGATCACCATTAAGGTACATAATGCTTTCTGAAAGTCCAGCAAGTAAAAGAGCGGCTGGCCAAGCCCTCATAAACATAAACTCCAGTGTGGGACAGCTTATTGGTGGGGCTCTTATAGGTGCTGTAATAGCATCACAAGCAGGTACAACAATAGGATATCAATCAGCATATCTCTTAATAGGTTGCGTTGCAATTGTAATGACCTTATTAACACTGGGACTTAAAAAACATGAAGATCAACTTGCAACCATGAAAAGTAACTATTAA
- a CDS encoding Hsp20/alpha crystallin family protein yields the protein MKKGMDSKGLIDKMLEDTAKTIDSIKNDIEKTIVDYTFVPGKDIIETNDSIIVRVDLAGIKKENIDLNLTDTKLRVKAEFEDEHLGDLKGNNRRPTVIRRTVRFPKKVVPEESEAKFENGLLTVEVSKLEKKESYTVNIK from the coding sequence ATGAAAAAAGGAATGGATAGTAAAGGATTAATAGATAAGATGCTGGAAGACACTGCAAAAACCATAGACAGCATCAAAAATGACATAGAAAAAACAATAGTAGACTACACATTTGTTCCAGGTAAGGATATTATTGAAACAAATGACTCAATAATTGTTCGAGTAGATCTTGCTGGAATAAAAAAGGAAAATATTGATCTTAACCTTACAGACACCAAGCTGAGGGTTAAAGCAGAGTTTGAAGACGAGCATTTAGGAGATCTTAAAGGCAATAACAGACGTCCAACAGTGATTAGAAGGACTGTACGTTTCCCGAAAAAGGTTGTTCCAGAAGAGTCTGAAGCTAAATTTGAAAATGGTCTTTTAACCGTAGAAGTGTCTAAATTAGAGAAAAAAGAGAGTTACACTGTGAATATTAAATAA
- the dmpI gene encoding 4-oxalocrotonate tautomerase DmpI gives MPVITVDGPKMSKEQKAKLVKSYAETASEIMGLPVQAMVIIIREVEGENVGVGNMLLCDR, from the coding sequence ATGCCAGTAATAACAGTTGACGGGCCAAAAATGAGTAAAGAACAAAAAGCTAAGCTTGTAAAATCATATGCTGAAACAGCAAGCGAAATAATGGGACTACCAGTACAAGCCATGGTGATAATAATAAGGGAAGTTGAAGGAGAGAATGTTGGAGTAGGAAATATGCTCCTTTGCGATAGATAA
- a CDS encoding V4R domain-containing protein, whose translation MTTTKKHISKRSPQYKIFSSDDKVEVVKGQVKVTILDSLRNNNMSFNEIVELTGKAKPTVSQHLSELVDEGLIRSKKDPNDARRKIFCINAKFLGDVSKEKKIRFDIDNYFSKLPQLKDPFEFYRLILRSLRAEFWNECINIDPILHNAGKRVGDVFYEELKDSDLNQLLKNIAEFWGNKQLGQVEIQKLDPLTIRIYDCFECKDLPIIGEPACAFDSGVLDSIFSKHFKKEVSTVETECYAMGNDCCSFVIE comes from the coding sequence ATGACAACAACAAAAAAACATATATCAAAACGATCTCCACAGTACAAAATATTCTCATCGGATGATAAGGTGGAAGTTGTCAAGGGCCAAGTTAAGGTTACAATACTTGATTCACTTCGTAATAATAATATGAGCTTCAATGAAATTGTAGAGTTAACAGGGAAAGCCAAACCAACAGTTTCACAACATCTGAGTGAATTGGTTGATGAAGGATTAATAAGATCTAAAAAGGATCCAAATGATGCACGTAGAAAAATTTTTTGTATAAACGCAAAATTTTTAGGAGATGTATCAAAGGAAAAGAAAATTAGATTTGATATTGATAATTATTTCTCCAAACTTCCACAATTAAAAGATCCATTCGAATTTTATAGGCTAATTTTACGATCTCTAAGGGCAGAATTTTGGAATGAATGCATCAACATAGACCCCATACTTCATAATGCTGGCAAACGTGTGGGTGATGTATTTTATGAAGAATTAAAGGATAGTGATCTTAATCAACTCCTTAAAAATATTGCAGAATTTTGGGGAAATAAACAGTTGGGACAAGTGGAAATACAGAAATTGGATCCATTAACAATTCGTATTTATGATTGTTTTGAATGTAAGGATCTCCCTATAATTGGTGAACCTGCATGTGCTTTTGATTCTGGAGTTTTAGATTCAATATTTTCTAAACATTTTAAAAAGGAAGTTTCAACCGTTGAAACAGAATGCTATGCAATGGGAAATGACTGCTGTTCATTTGTTATTGAATAA
- a CDS encoding thioredoxin domain-containing protein: MNNPKRSTSKNSYNHLKNEKSPYLIQHAKNPVDWYPWGDEAFEKAKKEDKPVFLSIGYSTCHWCHVMAHESFEDHEVAALMNHVFVSIKVDREERPDIDSVYMTACQIMTGTGGWPLTIIMTPDKKPFFAGTYFPRESGFGAIGLKDLILNVQDIWNDNRGEALNSGDQIYKALQDVSKTVKGPELDENVLEKCYDELSKVFDNENGGFGDFQKFPTPHTLIFLLRYWKRTANKHALYMLTKTLDSMAKGGIYDHLGFGFHRYSVDKFWLVPHFEKMLYDQALIAMLYTEAFQATGKSNYKEIAEEVLTYVLRDMKSSEGGFYSAEDADSEGVEGKFYLWTMEEIQDILGKEDTKFVSTVFDVKEDGNFSDDYSHESNNKNILHLKYSFDELNDILGMETDKIQEKIENIRLKLYNERKKRVHPHKDDKILTDWNGLMIASLAKAGQVFKNSKYLEAAKDTADFIIKKMCTNSRLMHRYREGDADITGNLDDYSFLIWGLLELYSAIFDTKYLKTSIELNKTLINHFWDNSNGGFYFTSDDAKQVLIREKKTFDSATPSGNSVELLNLIRIARLTEDYELESMAIKMETTFSRNILRSLTGHTQFINAVDYKIGPSYEVVIVGKPTNPDTIQMLNSLNKHYLPNMVLILKDPDNPGDLDEISESLKFKNSIDGKTTAYICGSGSCKKPTTDVVEMLKLLEQ; encoded by the coding sequence ATGAACAATCCAAAAAGAAGTACTTCTAAAAATAGCTACAACCATCTGAAGAATGAAAAAAGTCCATATTTAATTCAACATGCCAAAAATCCTGTTGACTGGTATCCTTGGGGTGATGAGGCATTTGAAAAAGCCAAAAAAGAAGATAAGCCTGTTTTTTTATCCATTGGTTATTCAACATGCCACTGGTGTCATGTAATGGCTCATGAATCATTTGAAGATCATGAAGTTGCAGCTCTTATGAACCATGTTTTTGTTTCTATTAAGGTTGACCGTGAAGAAAGACCCGATATAGATAGTGTATACATGACTGCATGTCAGATCATGACAGGTACTGGAGGATGGCCACTAACCATAATAATGACTCCAGATAAGAAACCATTCTTTGCTGGTACCTATTTCCCAAGGGAAAGTGGATTTGGAGCAATTGGTTTGAAAGACTTGATATTAAATGTTCAGGATATATGGAACGATAATAGGGGAGAGGCATTAAATTCTGGAGATCAGATATATAAAGCTCTTCAGGATGTTTCGAAAACTGTTAAAGGCCCAGAATTAGATGAAAATGTACTTGAAAAATGTTATGATGAGCTTTCAAAAGTATTTGACAATGAAAACGGAGGTTTTGGTGATTTTCAAAAGTTTCCAACACCACATACCCTTATCTTTCTTTTAAGATACTGGAAACGTACTGCAAACAAACATGCTCTTTACATGCTAACAAAAACACTTGATTCAATGGCAAAAGGTGGCATATATGACCATTTGGGTTTTGGTTTCCATCGCTACTCGGTTGATAAGTTCTGGCTTGTACCCCACTTTGAAAAAATGCTTTATGATCAGGCATTAATTGCAATGTTGTACACAGAGGCTTTCCAGGCCACTGGAAAATCAAATTATAAAGAAATTGCAGAAGAAGTGCTAACCTATGTTCTAAGAGATATGAAATCATCTGAAGGTGGTTTCTATTCAGCTGAAGATGCTGATAGTGAAGGTGTTGAAGGTAAATTTTATCTTTGGACAATGGAAGAGATCCAAGATATTTTGGGTAAAGAAGATACAAAGTTTGTATCAACTGTTTTTGATGTTAAAGAAGATGGAAACTTCAGCGATGACTACTCACACGAATCCAACAACAAGAATATTTTGCATTTAAAATATAGCTTTGATGAATTAAACGATATTTTAGGAATGGAAACTGATAAAATCCAGGAAAAAATAGAAAACATTCGTTTAAAACTTTATAATGAACGAAAAAAGCGTGTTCATCCTCATAAAGACGATAAAATACTCACAGACTGGAATGGACTCATGATTGCTTCATTAGCAAAGGCGGGTCAAGTGTTTAAGAACAGTAAATATTTAGAGGCTGCCAAGGATACTGCTGATTTTATAATTAAAAAAATGTGCACCAACAGCAGATTAATGCATAGATATCGAGAAGGTGATGCAGATATAACAGGAAACTTGGATGATTACTCCTTTTTGATATGGGGATTATTGGAGCTCTACTCAGCAATTTTTGATACTAAATATTTAAAAACCTCAATAGAACTTAATAAAACATTAATAAATCATTTCTGGGATAATTCTAATGGTGGATTTTATTTCACATCAGATGATGCTAAACAAGTTCTTATCCGTGAAAAGAAAACATTTGACAGTGCCACACCATCTGGAAACTCTGTTGAATTGTTAAATCTAATACGAATTGCAAGACTTACTGAAGACTATGAACTTGAATCAATGGCAATTAAAATGGAAACAACATTTTCAAGGAACATATTAAGGTCGCTTACTGGACACACCCAATTTATTAATGCTGTTGATTATAAAATTGGACCTTCCTATGAAGTTGTTATAGTTGGAAAACCCACAAACCCGGACACAATACAAATGTTAAACTCTTTAAACAAACATTACCTGCCTAATATGGTTTTGATCCTTAAAGATCCCGATAATCCTGGTGATTTGGATGAAATTTCCGAATCATTGAAGTTTAAAAATAGTATCGACGGTAAAACAACCGCATATATATGCGGTTCGGGCAGCTGTAAAAAACCAACAACCGATGTAGTTGAGATGCTGAAACTATTGGAACAATAA
- a CDS encoding CopG family ribbon-helix-helix protein, whose translation MVIVSVSLSKKLLEDIDCIKDEMGFSGRSDVIRASARMLIADNREKAEMVGDTNSVLTLIHNQDVEDKVTEIKHDYEDIISTQIHSHLKEHKCLEIFILDGDVHRMYQLAKMFQTSSKMDYVKLTVV comes from the coding sequence ATGGTAATTGTGAGTGTTTCTCTAAGTAAAAAACTTCTTGAAGATATCGACTGCATAAAAGATGAAATGGGCTTTTCCGGTAGATCAGATGTAATAAGGGCAAGTGCACGTATGTTAATTGCAGATAATCGCGAAAAGGCCGAAATGGTAGGTGATACCAATTCTGTGCTCACTTTAATACATAACCAGGATGTTGAAGATAAGGTCACAGAAATAAAGCATGATTATGAGGACATAATAAGCACCCAGATACATAGCCATCTTAAGGAACACAAGTGCCTGGAGATATTTATTTTGGATGGAGACGTTCATAGAATGTATCAACTAGCTAAAATGTTCCAAACTAGTAGTAAAATGGACTATGTAAAACTCACAGTAGTTTAA
- a CDS encoding metal ABC transporter solute-binding protein, Zn/Mn family translates to MNKNRIIIVFIILIFTVTGLYYLASLKTETTNNAIGVVVTVGPEVEFVKAVGGDKVDVTLMVPPGADPHTYEPLPDQLNHVANSKMYIEVGTPIEFELNYMDKMKEINPHMVVVNSSKGIDLIPNTAEHENNSDPHVWVSPKNAKVMVQNVYQGLVQLDPNNTAYYTNNRDNYLKQLDELNINITNSLKGKENSQIIVYHPAWAYFCRDYNLTQIPIETGGKEPTSQEIASVIDLAKKNNIKVIFIEPQYSSKSADVIAAEINGKVVKIDDLAENYIENLNNVAKTFSSV, encoded by the coding sequence ATGAACAAAAATAGAATAATAATTGTTTTTATCATTTTAATTTTCACAGTAACAGGTTTGTACTATTTAGCCTCTCTAAAAACTGAAACAACAAACAATGCTATTGGTGTAGTTGTAACTGTTGGCCCAGAAGTAGAATTTGTTAAAGCTGTTGGAGGAGACAAAGTAGATGTAACATTAATGGTACCTCCTGGTGCAGATCCACACACCTACGAACCACTCCCTGATCAGTTGAATCATGTTGCAAATTCTAAAATGTACATTGAAGTTGGAACACCCATTGAATTTGAATTAAACTATATGGATAAAATGAAAGAAATAAACCCCCATATGGTGGTTGTTAACTCATCAAAGGGAATTGATTTAATACCCAACACTGCGGAGCATGAAAATAATAGCGACCCTCATGTTTGGGTTTCTCCAAAAAACGCCAAAGTAATGGTTCAAAACGTATACCAAGGTCTTGTACAGTTAGATCCTAACAACACCGCATACTACACTAACAATAGAGACAACTATCTAAAACAACTAGATGAATTAAATATCAATATTACTAACTCACTTAAGGGGAAAGAAAACAGTCAAATAATTGTTTACCACCCTGCGTGGGCATATTTCTGCAGAGACTATAATTTAACCCAAATACCTATTGAAACGGGTGGCAAAGAGCCAACATCACAGGAAATAGCTTCTGTAATTGATTTGGCTAAAAAAAATAATATCAAGGTAATATTTATTGAACCACAGTACAGTTCAAAGAGTGCGGATGTAATTGCTGCTGAAATTAATGGAAAAGTAGTAAAAATTGATGATCTTGCTGAAAATTATATTGAAAATCTTAATAATGTAGCAAAAACATTTTCTAGTGTTTAA
- a CDS encoding metal ABC transporter ATP-binding protein — protein MNSKAIELKNVNIKFNLNPVLKDINLTIEENDFMAIIGPNGGGKSTLLKIILGILKPDSGEVLIFGKKPEDARQLMGYLPQKVSFDHDFPIDVFHTVLSGRYRGLFKGHTKDDEIAVIKALKDMNMFDLKDRQISRLSGGQIQRVFIARAIVREPKILLMDEPMASIDPEMQNSFYSLLSRLKNKMTIILVSHDVGTVSTQVDKIACLNSTLYFHGPVEDAAEGLEELYKCPIEMITHGFPHRVLKDH, from the coding sequence ATGAACTCTAAGGCAATAGAATTGAAGAATGTAAATATTAAATTTAATTTAAATCCTGTACTTAAAGATATTAACCTTACAATAGAAGAAAATGATTTCATGGCCATTATAGGCCCTAATGGCGGTGGAAAAAGCACGCTTCTAAAAATAATACTTGGGATACTCAAACCAGATTCAGGTGAAGTACTAATATTTGGGAAAAAACCTGAAGATGCAAGACAATTAATGGGATATCTACCACAAAAAGTTTCATTTGACCATGATTTTCCAATAGATGTATTTCACACTGTTCTATCCGGTAGGTACCGTGGATTATTTAAGGGACATACTAAAGATGATGAAATAGCTGTGATCAAAGCTTTAAAAGACATGAACATGTTTGACCTTAAAGATAGACAGATCAGCAGACTTTCAGGAGGACAGATCCAACGTGTTTTCATTGCACGTGCAATTGTAAGAGAACCAAAGATTCTGCTGATGGATGAACCAATGGCAAGCATTGACCCTGAAATGCAGAACTCATTTTATAGTTTATTGTCAAGACTTAAGAATAAAATGACAATTATACTGGTTAGTCACGATGTTGGAACAGTTTCAACACAAGTGGATAAAATCGCATGTTTAAATAGTACATTATACTTCCATGGACCAGTTGAAGATGCTGCAGAAGGTCTTGAAGAGCTATATAAATGCCCAATAGAAATGATAACCCATGGATTTCCACACCGAGTTCTTAAGGATCATTAA
- a CDS encoding metal ABC transporter permease, protein MMDILQYEFMQRAFIAALLVSVACGIVGTYVVIKRIVSLSGAISHAAFGGIGLGYFLGLNPILAAIPFSIVSAIGIGAIHEKVNISEDTAIGILWSVGMAIGIIFINLTPGYAPDLFSYLFGSILTVSNSDILIMIILDILIIGIVYLFQREFLSIAFDEEYSKVLGIPSQLIYILLLSLVALSVVVLIKVVGVILVIALLAIPAAITKQYTSDLKRLMFMSTVVGMVFTSLGLLLSYIFNLSSGATIVLVLAAGFLISYYIK, encoded by the coding sequence ATGATGGATATACTACAGTATGAATTTATGCAAAGAGCATTTATTGCTGCACTCCTTGTTAGTGTTGCATGTGGAATTGTTGGGACCTATGTTGTGATTAAGAGAATAGTATCTTTAAGCGGTGCAATTTCCCATGCAGCATTTGGTGGAATAGGTTTAGGCTACTTTTTAGGATTAAACCCCATCCTAGCAGCCATTCCTTTCAGTATTGTTTCAGCCATTGGAATCGGTGCCATTCATGAAAAGGTTAACATAAGTGAAGATACTGCAATTGGTATACTCTGGAGCGTGGGTATGGCCATAGGAATAATATTTATCAATTTAACTCCTGGTTACGCTCCAGATCTTTTCAGTTATCTTTTTGGAAGTATTCTCACAGTATCAAATTCCGATATACTCATAATGATCATACTGGACATTTTAATTATAGGAATTGTTTACCTGTTCCAAAGAGAGTTCTTATCAATAGCATTTGATGAAGAGTACTCAAAGGTTTTGGGAATACCATCACAACTAATTTATATACTTCTTCTTAGTTTGGTTGCACTGAGTGTTGTTGTTCTTATAAAAGTTGTTGGTGTGATCCTTGTTATAGCATTATTAGCCATACCTGCAGCAATTACCAAACAGTACACAAGCGACCTGAAAAGACTTATGTTCATGTCAACTGTGGTAGGTATGGTCTTTACTTCCCTTGGCTTGTTATTGTCGTACATATTCAATCTTTCATCGGGTGCAACAATTGTCCTTGTATTGGCAGCTGGATTTTTAATTTCATATTACATTAAATGA
- the rpiA gene encoding ribose-5-phosphate isomerase RpiA — protein sequence MELKRKVGYEAANLIKDGDVVGLGTGSTTHYFIEKLGNRIEIEEISIMGVPTSYQSFYLAMNSKIPITTLDEHNVDIAVDGADEVDPELNLIKGGGAAHTLEKIVDESAKQFIVIVDGSKIVTELGSFPVPVEVIPHATRTVKDHLIAMGGLPTLRMAERKDGPVVTDNGNFIYDVKFDIKNPKKLETELNTIPGVVENGIFSQIVDQVIVGRDSGIEILKK from the coding sequence ATGGAACTTAAAAGAAAAGTTGGATATGAAGCGGCCAACCTAATAAAAGATGGAGATGTTGTAGGACTTGGAACAGGTTCAACTACCCACTATTTTATAGAAAAATTAGGTAATAGAATTGAAATAGAGGAGATCAGCATCATGGGAGTGCCAACTTCTTATCAATCATTCTATCTTGCAATGAACTCCAAAATCCCAATCACCACACTGGACGAACATAACGTGGATATTGCTGTTGATGGTGCAGATGAGGTTGACCCTGAACTGAATCTTATAAAGGGTGGAGGAGCAGCTCACACACTTGAAAAGATAGTTGATGAATCTGCTAAACAATTTATTGTAATTGTTGATGGATCCAAAATAGTAACAGAACTTGGAAGTTTCCCTGTACCTGTAGAGGTAATACCGCATGCAACCAGAACTGTGAAAGATCATTTGATAGCTATGGGAGGTTTGCCAACATTGAGAATGGCAGAAAGAAAGGATGGGCCTGTAGTAACAGATAATGGGAATTTTATATATGATGTTAAATTTGATATAAAAAATCCTAAGAAATTGGAAACAGAACTCAACACCATTCCCGGAGTGGTTGAAAATGGTATATTCTCACAAATTGTTGACCAAGTAATTGTTGGAAGGGATTCAGGTATAGAAATATTAAAGAAGTAA